The following proteins are co-located in the Bacillota bacterium genome:
- a CDS encoding sulfite exporter TauE/SafE family protein, giving the protein MQGQRVEGATAFTKTAAWRALAGIGIGLAGGTFGGLVGLGGGVLMIPMMTGLLHFTQHGAHGSSLLAVLFTAVSGGTEYARRGSVDWLAAASIALSAMVMARLGARASHRVSGPKLRGYFGWFLVAVSLLLPVSRYLMAHVDSGVTLSRLSVALGGLAIGMVSGYLAGMMGVGGGAIVVPSLVVGLGFPQHLAQGTSLVQMIPTALSGTATHQRLGHIRWDVAPWAGIGAILGGWAGSFVAGLLPSNTLRYVFAVFVLLMGVNYIRTSKAALKASGGQRGTVT; this is encoded by the coding sequence ATGCAAGGGCAACGCGTCGAGGGAGCTACCGCCTTTACGAAAACAGCAGCCTGGAGGGCGCTGGCCGGGATCGGCATCGGCCTCGCCGGCGGGACGTTCGGCGGGCTGGTGGGCCTGGGCGGCGGCGTCCTGATGATCCCCATGATGACCGGGCTGTTGCATTTCACGCAGCACGGAGCCCACGGGTCAAGCCTGCTCGCCGTCCTGTTCACGGCGGTGTCGGGCGGCACCGAGTACGCCCGGCGAGGGTCGGTGGACTGGCTGGCGGCGGCCTCCATCGCGCTGTCGGCCATGGTCATGGCACGCCTGGGCGCAAGGGCAAGCCACCGGGTCTCGGGTCCCAAGCTGCGGGGGTATTTTGGCTGGTTCCTGGTGGCCGTGTCGCTGCTGCTCCCGGTCAGCCGTTACCTGATGGCACACGTGGATAGCGGCGTCACGCTGTCCCGATTGTCGGTGGCCCTCGGCGGGCTTGCGATTGGCATGGTCAGCGGCTATCTGGCCGGGATGATGGGGGTGGGCGGGGGAGCCATCGTGGTGCCGTCCCTGGTGGTGGGGCTGGGATTCCCGCAGCACCTGGCTCAGGGGACGTCGCTCGTGCAGATGATCCCCACCGCTCTCTCCGGGACGGCGACACACCAGCGGCTGGGCCACATCCGCTGGGACGTGGCGCCCTGGGCTGGCATCGGGGCCATCCTCGGCGGCTGGGCAGGTTCGTTCGTCGCCGGGCTTTTGCCTTCCAACACCCTGCGCTACGTCTTCGCCGTGTTCGTGTTGCTGATGGGTGTCAACTATATCCGGACGTCCAAAGCGGCCCTGAAGGCCTCGGGCGGGCAGCGGGGGACGGTGACGTGA